In Natranaeroarchaeum aerophilus, a single genomic region encodes these proteins:
- a CDS encoding DUF5793 family protein: protein MRRDYFTLEAKNIDWIDDDGEPAQPQVTIDFDGPGTTLRERLTDVNGDLLAAEDTDVAFRLQSPPDAEDAAGVVSVTNRTTGDFVLELNEDADDVLAFIRAARRYGEHDPDSDGRYGVRLRIDGDELLSYDKETFLVYNEEGNLLRKHSLIPSGVEL from the coding sequence ATGAGGCGCGACTACTTTACACTGGAGGCGAAGAACATCGACTGGATCGACGACGACGGCGAGCCCGCCCAGCCGCAGGTAACGATCGATTTCGATGGGCCAGGGACGACACTCCGAGAGCGCCTCACGGACGTAAACGGTGACCTGCTCGCCGCCGAAGACACTGACGTCGCCTTCCGGCTTCAATCGCCACCCGATGCCGAGGACGCGGCTGGCGTCGTTAGCGTGACGAACCGGACGACTGGCGACTTCGTCCTCGAACTCAACGAGGACGCCGACGATGTCCTGGCGTTCATTCGGGCTGCACGACGCTACGGCGAGCACGACCCGGACAGTGACGGTCGATACGGTGTCCGATTACGGATCGACGGGGACGAACTGCTGTCATATGATAAAGAGACGTTCCTCGTCTACAACGAGGAGGGGAACTTGCTGCGAAAGCACAGTCTCATCCCGAGCGGCGTCGAGCTGTAG